In Bacillus thuringiensis, the DNA window TTCATACATCCCAGGACAATATGTAACGATTCAAATAAATATAGAAGGTGAAACGTATACACATAATCGTCAATACAGTTTATCAGATGCTCCTGGAAAAGAATTTTATCGTATTAGTGTAAAGAAAGAAAAAGGTGTAGATACACCAGACGGTAAAGTGTCTAATTACTTACATGAACATGTGAAAGAAGGAGATATTTTACCAGTAAGTGCACCAGCAGGAGATTTCGTATTAAATATGGATTCAACATTACCAGTTGTACTAATTAGTGGTGGAGTAGGGATTACACCGATGATGAGTATGTTAAATACGTTAATTGAACAAGATTCAAAACGTAATGTATATTTTGTTCATGCAGCGATAAATAGTAATACACATGCAATGAAAGAACATGTTAAGGCAGTAGACAATGAATATGAACAAGTTAAAGCCTATACTTGTTATTCTGCACCAACTGAAAAAGATTTGGAAATGAAGAACTTTGATAAAGAAGGATTTATTGAAGCAGAATGGTTACAAACTATTATTCCGACAACTGAAGCAGAATTTTATTTCTGTGGTCCAGTAGCATTTATGAAGCATATAAATGCTGCACTAACTGATTTAGGTGTGAAACAAGAGCATATTCATTATGAATTTTTCGGTCCAGCCACAAGCTTACAATAAGACGGGTGAGAATAAGCAAAAAAACGAGGTATTTATTTTACCTCGTTTTTTATTTGTTCTCGTAATAAACGGTTTACTGTTTCGCGACGTATACCTATGAGTTGACCAATTTCAGTTTGCGTTAATATTTCATATATAGGAATGTCACCCAAATATAATGTGAACCATTCTTGTAAACGATGAAGACGTTCTTTCGGAGAGACGGTTGTCAATTGATCGATACGCTGCTGCATCATTCTTAATTTTGATTGTAATTGCATAGCAATATTTGCGTATGATGCGGGATTTGCCTGAAGTTGATCGTACCATTCACTACTAATGATAGGTTCAACTTCTGTTTTCATTAAAGCGATTGCTGTACCGTGATACTCCTTTGGTGAAATTAAAGAATGGTGAGGTATCGTTTCACCTGGAACAATAATGTTGAATAAAAATGGTGTTCCATCTTCTTCGATCCTTACTACTTTTAATAAGCCTGTTTTTATAAAATATAAAGGACCGTCCTCGCCTTGACGGAATAGTACATCTCCTTTGTGTAGAATCAATGTTAGCCCCCCATGTAAACATTTCTATTTCTTTTATTGTAGCGTATATGTATAAAGACAATATGCTATTTAAACAGCAATTTCATTGACGAAATGTATGCTATTACAGTAGTATACTATTTAGTGTGTCATAGTACTAGCAATGAATACGCTGTAGGGGGTTTAGTATATTGTTAGATGCGATAAAAATGACGGATATGAGAATTCCGGCGAATGCTATCATTCATGTAGAAGAGATGAAAGGTGGAGTCGTATTATCCGTTGAAGTAGATGGCCAAATTATTTATACGATGGCTTATGATGAAGAAACAGATAGTTATGCTGAATTATATGATCGAAACGATAAGAGGGCGTGCCAAGTACATGAGGATTTTATGGGATGGTCACTTCTTCATTAAAAAAGATGTCAATATGACATCTTTTTTTATTAAACCGATAGAATATACAAAGAAATGAAATATAAGGATAAAATTTGTAATAAATGATTTTGCATTGTTAGCACTTTGTAACTGC includes these proteins:
- the hmpA gene encoding NO-inducible flavohemoprotein → MLSAKTIEIVKSTVPLLQEKGVEITTRFYEILFSEHPELLNIFNHTNQKKGRQQQALANAVYAAATYIDNLEAIIPVVKQIGHKHRSLGIKAEHYPIVGTCLLRAIKEVAGAPDEVLNAWGEAYGVIADAFISIEAEMYEEAAHKEGGWKDFRNFVVVKKVKESDVITSFYLKPEDGGEVSSYIPGQYVTIQINIEGETYTHNRQYSLSDAPGKEFYRISVKKEKGVDTPDGKVSNYLHEHVKEGDILPVSAPAGDFVLNMDSTLPVVLISGGVGITPMMSMLNTLIEQDSKRNVYFVHAAINSNTHAMKEHVKAVDNEYEQVKAYTCYSAPTEKDLEMKNFDKEGFIEAEWLQTIIPTTEAEFYFCGPVAFMKHINAALTDLGVKQEHIHYEFFGPATSLQ
- a CDS encoding Crp/Fnr family transcriptional regulator encodes the protein MILHKGDVLFRQGEDGPLYFIKTGLLKVVRIEEDGTPFLFNIIVPGETIPHHSLISPKEYHGTAIALMKTEVEPIISSEWYDQLQANPASYANIAMQLQSKLRMMQQRIDQLTTVSPKERLHRLQEWFTLYLGDIPIYEILTQTEIGQLIGIRRETVNRLLREQIKNEVK